The window CAAATTGCGGTGACGACGCGCGCCACCGAGCAATCGCGAACGAGGGAACGACATGCGGAGCGTCCTCCTCGCGTTCGCCCTGGTCATGTCGCAGATCGTAGGCTGCCAAGGAGCCCGGGCCACCTGCGAGCCAGCGCCCACGCGCTCCGCCGATGCCATGCGGCTCCTGCGGTTCCCCATCGGGCGTCCGGCCGTCGCGGCGTCGCTCGCCACCTGCGTCGACGACCCCGAGGATCCGCGCGCATCCTTCGCACGCGCGACTTACCTGACGCTCGCCGGTGACTACACGGAAGCCATCGCAGTCCTGCGTCGGCCCTCGATGCGTGGCCATGACGACGGCCGTCTCCTCCTGGCGGACCTACTCGCGGACATGGGTGGCCAGCCGGGGAGCAAGGAAGCGATCGACATCTACCGTGGTTTGGGAAGCTCCGTGGCGAGCGCCGCGGAGCAAGGGCTCGACCTGGCGACGCTACACGACAGCGCCGATCCCGAGGAGCGTCGTAAGGCCGTCGTGGGACTCGAGGATCGCATACGCTCCGAGGGCGCACCGATCGAAGCCCGACTCGGGGCGGCGTTGCTGTCGACAGCGCGGAACGACGCCGAACGACGGTCGGGCCGCGACCACCTGGAGCGGGCCGCCGGGGCGGGCAGCGCCGCCGCCTTGATCGAGTTGGCCGGCATGGCGAGTGCCCGGACCCCCGACCTGGATCAGGGGCGCGCCGTCGAACTCCTGGAGCGGGCCGTCGCGTCGGGCTCGGCGGAAGCCGAGGTCGCCTTGGCGATGCTGATGAAGGATGGCTGGAACTATCCACCGAAGGTGACCATGCCCCTGTTCGCCCGCGTCAAGCAGGAGGCCGACGAGGTTTTCAGGGCGACGGGCGACCCCGGAGCCGATCCGGAGGCAACGGGCCGGGCGCGAACGCATCTCCTCGAAGAGGAGCGGCGACTCAATGAGCAACTGTCGCTGCATCGGGACGTCGAGAGGGCGCGTACCCTCCTCCTCGCCTCCGCTGGTCAGGGTTATCTCCCCGCGGTCGTCGCGCTCGGCACCTTGTCGGCGTTCCACGCACGCGACGATGCGGAGTTCGAGCAAGGGACACAACTCTTGGAGGAGGCTAGCGCACGCGGGAGCGCGCCCGCCGCGGAGCGCCTCGCCGTGCTGCACGAGTTCGGGATGCCAGGCCTGACGGACGAACGAGCGACCGGCCTGTATTCCTTCGCGGCGGAACGGGGATCAGCGAGGGCGCAACTCGCGCTTCTCCGTCTCCAAGGAGCCGATCGTTGGCGGAAGGAGGAGTCGGAACTCGGTGGCATCGTGGCGGCCTTGCTCCCCGGTCGCCTCCCCAGCAGCGGGAAGGTCACAACGTATTCGCGTGGTCTGCCGACGGGGTCGCCGACGTTCGCGGCGCACCGCTGGTCCATCGTCAAGGTACGGGCGGAGGACGGGCGACAGGTGTTCGGCGCGACCCTGTACGAAGGGGATCGACTGCTCCTGCGATGGGGTGAGACGGTCGAGATCATTCGCCTCGGCGATCCGGACTCGGGCGAACCTCTGGGGTCCTTCATGGACCCAGCCGGCGTCGCGCTGACGGCACCCGTCCCCAGGGATCCGTTCGCGCCAGCCTTCTTCCGCCTCACCGTCGAAAGGCGGATCGAGGTCGCGGGGCCGACCCGCCTCCCCGACAGCCACGTCGTCCTCCGAGCGTTGGATGGCCCGGAGGACGCCATCGTGCTGCACGATCCCTCCGACGAGCGCTTCCGACTTGGCACGGAGCCGCTGGCGACGTCGCCCTACACGGAGGCGACGTCACGCCTCGATGCTCCGACGGAACTCGTCGTGCCCGACTTGGGAAGGGTGGCGGCGGTCGTCGAGGGGGGAACTGAGTTCCAGGTCCTGGTGGACGGACGAAGCGTCCTGACCGGTCATGTCCCGGACGGGCTGCGCCTCTACCTCGATTTCGCCCCTCGCCAGATGGCCGGGCGGCTTCGACTGAACTTGCCTCCCCCTGGAACCGCCACGCCGAACGAGATCGACAGGGAGTGGGATGGAGCGCCGGGTCCAGGTCTGGAGGCCGACGGGGAGGCGATCGGTTGGTTTTACTCCAAATATGCGTCGAAGGCCGACGGCCTCATGGCGGCCATGGTCGAGATGAACGCTTCCGTGCTCGCGATGCAAGCGGAGGCCAGGGGTGAGTTCGCTCGGAGCCTGCGGCTGCGCACCGCGGAACGTCACTTGGCGCTTGCGCGGTACGGCGCCGTTTCCATGGAGACCTTCCGAGCCGGTGCCATGATGGCCGAGCCCCTCGCGCGCCTGGGACGGCTCGACGACGCCGGCAAGGCGGCCGAGGAGGCCGTGCGAGGACTGGAGGCGTTTGACGCGACGCCCTCGACGTTCCTCGTCGACGCGTTGATGGAGGCGGGCTCCCTCGCCTCCCGGCGTGGAGATCTCGGCCACGCCATATACTACGCGCGCCAAGCCCTGGCGCTGTCGAGCACTCTGCCGGCGGACGACGGCGCGACCCGTGGCTTCCCCAGTGCGCTGTACCGGCAATCGATACATCGCCTGGCAGAGCTGTACGTCGCCGCGGGCGACCCCGATCGGGCGGACACCTACTGGCGACGGCTGGTCGCCCTGGATCTGTTGGACGATCCGGAAGAGGTGACCACAGGAGACATGTCGGCCTACGTCGGCTTCGCCGAGGCCGAAGCTGGTGAGGGGCACGCGTCCGCGAGCTTGATCGCGGCCGGCCACGTCATACCCCATGCCAAAGCCGACGCCGGCCAGCGGGACAAGGCGGATCCGCTCGTCCTGCCCATCGAACTGCCGTCCGCCGTCTCGCAGGTGTTCGGACCCGCTTCCAAGTCGTCCGTGGTGGGGAGCGCCTTGCTCAGGATGGGCGAGGCCTACTGGTTCGGGAGACGCCCGTGGTCCCACGACGAGCCGATCCTGGAAGGCGCGCTCGACGCCGGACTCGGTTCCACCGGTCCCGGGACCGATCTCACGGTACGGGCGGCGGCGCGCCTGGCGTTGGTGCGGCGCCTCATGGGAAAGGACGATCGCAACCTCGAGATGCTGGTCCACGCGGTCGGTCTCGATGATCCCGCTGCGCCCGGGGCGCTGGGCACGCTCAGCCACGACGTCCGGGATCTGTTCCTCTCGGCCTATTTCCAGACTCTCGATTGGTACGCCTCCGAACGTGGGATGGAGGAACGGGCGCGATTGAGCGCCGCGGTGGGGATGTTCTCCGCACTCGAAGCAGTCGACCCGTTCGCCCGCAGTTTCGAGGTGGCGCGGTTGCGCCGGCGCGCCTCCACGCCGGCGCAGTCCGCCGCGTTCGAGACCTGGGCCGCCGCCACGTCGGACGCAGACCATGCATCACGCCAATTGAACGCCATCGTCGGAGGCCAACTTAAGGGCACGTTGAGGGAGTTGGAGGAAGCGAGGGCGCGAAGCGCGTCCGCCGCGGTGAGGGCTTCGGAGGCGTCGGCCGTGCTCGCGACGACCCTGCCGGCGACCGGCGCCCCTCAATCCGGCGAGGCTCTGCTGCGCGCCGTGCAGGATAGACTCACGGACGACGAAGTCGTCCTGGACCTCCTCCCGACGCGTTATTCGGTGCACGCCCTCGTCATAACGCGCACCGGTGCACGCCTCGCCTCATCCCCGACCTCCAACGTCGAGGTGCTGCACGCCATAGCCAGGATGAGGGCGGCCCTCGACTTTCCACCGAATGCGGACGGCTCGCCCGCT is drawn from Lichenibacterium dinghuense and contains these coding sequences:
- a CDS encoding CHAT domain-containing protein yields the protein MRSVLLAFALVMSQIVGCQGARATCEPAPTRSADAMRLLRFPIGRPAVAASLATCVDDPEDPRASFARATYLTLAGDYTEAIAVLRRPSMRGHDDGRLLLADLLADMGGQPGSKEAIDIYRGLGSSVASAAEQGLDLATLHDSADPEERRKAVVGLEDRIRSEGAPIEARLGAALLSTARNDAERRSGRDHLERAAGAGSAAALIELAGMASARTPDLDQGRAVELLERAVASGSAEAEVALAMLMKDGWNYPPKVTMPLFARVKQEADEVFRATGDPGADPEATGRARTHLLEEERRLNEQLSLHRDVERARTLLLASAGQGYLPAVVALGTLSAFHARDDAEFEQGTQLLEEASARGSAPAAERLAVLHEFGMPGLTDERATGLYSFAAERGSARAQLALLRLQGADRWRKEESELGGIVAALLPGRLPSSGKVTTYSRGLPTGSPTFAAHRWSIVKVRAEDGRQVFGATLYEGDRLLLRWGETVEIIRLGDPDSGEPLGSFMDPAGVALTAPVPRDPFAPAFFRLTVERRIEVAGPTRLPDSHVVLRALDGPEDAIVLHDPSDERFRLGTEPLATSPYTEATSRLDAPTELVVPDLGRVAAVVEGGTEFQVLVDGRSVLTGHVPDGLRLYLDFAPRQMAGRLRLNLPPPGTATPNEIDREWDGAPGPGLEADGEAIGWFYSKYASKADGLMAAMVEMNASVLAMQAEARGEFARSLRLRTAERHLALARYGAVSMETFRAGAMMAEPLARLGRLDDAGKAAEEAVRGLEAFDATPSTFLVDALMEAGSLASRRGDLGHAIYYARQALALSSTLPADDGATRGFPSALYRQSIHRLAELYVAAGDPDRADTYWRRLVALDLLDDPEEVTTGDMSAYVGFAEAEAGEGHASASLIAAGHVIPHAKADAGQRDKADPLVLPIELPSAVSQVFGPASKSSVVGSALLRMGEAYWFGRRPWSHDEPILEGALDAGLGSTGPGTDLTVRAAARLALVRRLMGKDDRNLEMLVHAVGLDDPAAPGALGTLSHDVRDLFLSAYFQTLDWYASERGMEERARLSAAVGMFSALEAVDPFARSFEVARLRRRASTPAQSAAFETWAAATSDADHASRQLNAIVGGQLKGTLRELEEARARSASAAVRASEASAVLATTLPATGAPQSGEALLRAVQDRLTDDEVVLDLLPTRYSVHALVITRTGARLASSPTSNVEVLHAIARMRAALDFPPNADGSPAPANYALVDASALGAVRPFTLDLLGQDVAKGGLVVIAHGALSDIPFEAIPLAQATPIDVADVGRHPELWPGLSKRVAYLPGLSTLLELRSDAATSSAPFPVAVVADPIMADDVRATSSIAGHLAAAQDWFARTQWRLGRWLGGVHLQPVPETATFGRHVLSQLGGDLAQFHAGLGARRSEILKARSLERSRVILFATHGLAADVDPNTPEPLLVLTPPEGDPETFDPLTASEISTLRLDADLVVLSACDTAASDGTPGRNGFSGLAQSLIDAGARSIVVTQWEVRTNVTQIVIERTFAAALGGADPAEALRLGRLAAAARFGHPALWSPFVYIGDPRHHWALRS